The Streptomyces sp. NBC_01439 genome contains the following window.
GTCGACAGCGGCTACCTCCCGAAAACCCGCGCCCCCCTGTGCCCGCAGGCGTGGGCGATGCTGGACTACGGCTGGTGGACCCAGCTCCAACCCCACTTCAGCGCGGCGTTCAAGGCCCGGGGTGACGAGGAGCAGAAGAAGGCGCACGCGCGGCTGATCACGGAGACGCAGTCTCTGGCGAAGCGCATCGACGAAATCCGTACCGGTCAATGAGTCCGGCCGCCACGAGGGCCGCCGGGCGTGGGGAACGGCGGGACGGCCGGGTCGGGCGGGGCCGTCCTTCGTGCGCGCGGGCGTGCGATGCGGGGCCGGGCGGGGCAGGGCAGGGCGGCCCACGGTGGCTCAGCGCTCGCCCGGGCACGTCGCCCGTTACGGGCGGCCGAGGAGTTGGCTGCCGGCCGTGTTGTCGGTGCGGGCGGTGAAGTAGTCGGTGAAGGCCCGGACGAATTCGTCTTCGGAGATGCGGCCGTCCCCGTCGTGGTCGAGCTGGCGGAAGCCGTGGTTGAGTTCGGCGAGGTGGACCCGGGAGCCGCCGAAGACCTTGCGGTACTCATCGGCACACAGGTGTCCGCTGCCGTTGGTGTCCACCGCGTGGAAGACCGCCCGCACCGCGACGTGCAGTCCCTGCTCGAGGTAGGCCGGCCCGGAGTCGATTCCGGTGAGCATGGCGGTGACGAACTCCTCGCAGGTCACCTGTCCGTCCCCATCGGTGTCCATGCCGGTCCGTAGCTGCTGCCACCACGTCTCGAAGGCGGCGTAGACGGGTGCTTCGCGTTCAGCGGCGAGTTCGAGCGGCCAGCACACGTTGTGCGCCATCGCCTGCAGGTCGACCGAGCTGATGCGACCGTCGCCGGTCTGGTCCAGGACCTGGTGGAAGAAGGTCCGTAGACGCGCGGGGCGGGAATCGGCACCCTTGCGGCGGCGTGGTACGGGGAACCGGACGGAGCGTGCCGCCGGCGTGGAAGAGCGGTCGGTGGAAGCGGCGGAGGGCGGTGGGGTCACGGGGACGCCGGCCGGTGGGGTGCGGTAGCGGCGGTGCTCGGGCAGGGCGTTCATCAGCACGCGCATACCGCGGTGCAGGATGAAGGACAGGAGGGCCGCGCGGCGGGTGCGGGGCAGGGCGAAGCGCTCGCGGAAGGCTTGTGGCAGGTCCGCGACGGTCAGCGCGCCGATCACTTGGGCGGCCACCGTGCGCACGAGCGGCCAGGCCGGCTTCAGGGGGCCGAGGCGGCGGGGTGCGGGGGCTTCGCGGAGCATGTCGAAGAGCAGGTAGCGCACGGGTTCGCTGTATTCGAGGCGTTCGCGGATCGTGCGGTCCATGTACGCGGGCACGTCGGCCGCCGTGGCCGGGAACAGGTCGTCGGACAAGCCGAACTCGAAACACACCGCACGGAACTCTTCGTACATTTGCTCCAGTTCGGGCGGTGCCAGCGGGCGCCCCGAGAGTTCCCGCATCGCCGTCATGCACTCGTACAAGGTGACCAGGACCCATACCCGCACCGCCGGGTCCGACGCGGTGAAGGACCTG
Protein-coding sequences here:
- a CDS encoding oxygenase MpaB family protein, whose protein sequence is MATADLPGPDSLLRRTLGEWRIGLVAWRLLVLQTADPAVAAGMRDFSTYRAHPWRRIEHTMDSGKRLFFSDREGLRREVARLERTHRRLAGTDEQGRSFTASDPAVRVWVLVTLYECMTAMRELSGRPLAPPELEQMYEEFRAVCFEFGLSDDLFPATAADVPAYMDRTIRERLEYSEPVRYLLFDMLREAPAPRRLGPLKPAWPLVRTVAAQVIGALTVADLPQAFRERFALPRTRRAALLSFILHRGMRVLMNALPEHRRYRTPPAGVPVTPPPSAASTDRSSTPAARSVRFPVPRRRKGADSRPARLRTFFHQVLDQTGDGRISSVDLQAMAHNVCWPLELAAEREAPVYAAFETWWQQLRTGMDTDGDGQVTCEEFVTAMLTGIDSGPAYLEQGLHVAVRAVFHAVDTNGSGHLCADEYRKVFGGSRVHLAELNHGFRQLDHDGDGRISEDEFVRAFTDYFTARTDNTAGSQLLGRP